A genome region from Blautia coccoides includes the following:
- the buk gene encoding butyrate kinase, producing the protein MAYRILAINPGSTSTKVGCFEGERELFTVNVSHDAEKLKEFPTISSQLSYRKETILQALEDAHMDLRTIDAFVGRGGGLMAVEGGTYIVNETLLEHAVRGANGVAHPAQLGSQIANEFASEFQKPCFVVNPPDTDELTLYARMTGIKGVYRNVHLHALNLKETAIRHSNSHGWRYEDKNYIVCHIGGGISISAHQKGRMIDGNDIVGGDGPMAPTRCGTVPVIEVEKLCGAAEDRREVKSLCTKTGGFVSHLGTSDALEVTKRAAEGDKEAELVWNAMIYQIIRYIGAMAGVLQGDVDGILLGGGIVHNKDLVEKITETCSWIAPVSAYPGEFELEAMAAGVIRVLDGVEEGKIYTGEPVWSPEGRE; encoded by the coding sequence ATGGCATATCGTATATTGGCAATTAATCCCGGTTCTACATCGACAAAAGTAGGCTGTTTTGAAGGGGAGAGAGAATTATTTACGGTAAATGTATCACATGACGCGGAGAAGTTAAAAGAATTTCCCACCATCAGTTCCCAACTTTCCTACAGGAAAGAAACCATACTGCAGGCATTGGAGGATGCGCATATGGACCTGCGGACAATAGATGCGTTTGTGGGCCGGGGCGGAGGTCTGATGGCAGTGGAAGGGGGAACTTACATAGTAAATGAGACGCTGTTGGAACATGCGGTGAGAGGGGCTAATGGAGTGGCACATCCGGCCCAGCTTGGGTCCCAGATCGCCAATGAATTTGCGTCGGAATTTCAGAAGCCGTGTTTTGTTGTGAATCCGCCGGACACAGATGAACTGACATTATATGCAAGAATGACCGGAATCAAAGGGGTATACAGAAATGTACATCTCCACGCCCTGAATTTAAAGGAAACCGCAATCCGTCACAGCAATTCTCACGGCTGGAGGTATGAAGATAAAAATTATATCGTGTGCCACATTGGCGGCGGAATCTCCATTTCAGCCCACCAAAAGGGAAGAATGATTGACGGGAATGACATTGTGGGAGGTGACGGACCCATGGCGCCCACCCGGTGCGGTACAGTGCCGGTGATTGAGGTGGAAAAGTTATGCGGGGCTGCAGAAGACAGGAGAGAGGTAAAGTCTTTATGCACCAAGACCGGAGGTTTTGTAAGCCATCTTGGCACGTCGGATGCTTTGGAAGTGACCAAAAGAGCGGCAGAAGGTGATAAAGAGGCAGAACTTGTCTGGAATGCCATGATATATCAGATCATTCGGTATATAGGAGCCATGGCAGGGGTTCTGCAGGGTGATGTGGACGGCATTCTTCTCGGCGGAGGAATCGTACATAATAAAGATTTAGTGGAAAAAATCACAGAAACCTGTTCCTGGATTGCGCCGGTTTCTGCGTATCCCGGTGAGTTTGAGTTAGAAGCCATGGCAGCAGGAGTCATTCGGGTGCTGGACGGAGTAGAAGAAGGAAAAATATATACCGGGGAGCCGGTATGGTCACCAGAAGGGAGAGAGTAA
- a CDS encoding nuclear transport factor 2 family protein: MTNKELIYNFYREFFNEHRIECADKYVKEDYIQHNPGVAQGRESLKKAFADKFISDPQFHLEIVRMIEEDNMIAVYLKNVDAGGKTVCRVVDTYRVEEGKLAEHWDIIQMC, from the coding sequence ATGACGAACAAGGAGCTGATTTACAATTTTTACCGGGAATTTTTCAATGAACATAGGATCGAATGTGCTGACAAGTATGTAAAGGAAGATTACATACAGCATAATCCGGGAGTAGCACAGGGAAGAGAGTCTTTGAAAAAGGCATTTGCAGATAAGTTCATCAGTGACCCTCAGTTTCATCTTGAGATTGTCAGGATGATAGAGGAAGACAATATGATTGCAGTATATTTAAAAAATGTGGATGCCGGCGGAAAGACTGTATGCCGGGTGGTTGACACCTACCGGGTGGAAGAGGGGAAACTGGCGGAGCACTGGGATATCATTCAGATGTGCTGA
- a CDS encoding phosphate acyltransferase, translating to MNLLDMVYAKAKENPQKVAFPEAANEKMMQAAYETGRDGYIIPILVGDEEELRALAKERGYDENVFTFADISEEAHKAELISKYVAKPDTKLKEKPLNRRMQNPLYYAMVMQAAGEADVTFAGIDNTTGDVLVAGQMIIGLKPGITTISSIGLADIPGYEGSEGSFLAIGDSAVCTNPDAGQLADIAVSACDTVKDLLGWEPRCAMICYSTLGSGEGELVDKVVEALKIAKELRPDLSIDGEFQLDAAIVPSVAEKKVNRESKVAGKANVLIWPDLNVGNTAVKLIQQFGHADVYGPMLQGFNSIVCDCSRGAPVSEIKGNIVISAARAAAVKK from the coding sequence ATGAATCTGTTGGATATGGTTTATGCAAAGGCAAAAGAGAATCCGCAAAAAGTGGCATTTCCGGAAGCGGCCAATGAAAAGATGATGCAGGCCGCCTATGAGACAGGCCGGGATGGATATATCATTCCCATTCTTGTAGGGGATGAAGAGGAGTTAAGGGCTCTTGCAAAAGAAAGAGGATATGATGAAAACGTATTCACTTTCGCAGACATTTCTGAGGAGGCCCATAAGGCGGAACTGATTTCAAAATATGTGGCAAAACCTGATACAAAGCTGAAGGAAAAACCACTGAATCGGCGTATGCAGAACCCATTATATTATGCCATGGTCATGCAGGCAGCAGGAGAGGCGGATGTGACGTTTGCAGGTATTGACAATACCACAGGGGATGTGCTTGTGGCAGGGCAGATGATCATTGGGCTGAAACCGGGAATCACAACTATCTCCAGTATTGGTCTGGCGGATATTCCGGGGTATGAGGGCAGCGAGGGTTCTTTTCTGGCCATAGGCGACAGTGCCGTGTGCACCAACCCGGATGCCGGACAGTTGGCAGACATTGCAGTCTCAGCCTGTGATACAGTGAAAGATTTGCTGGGATGGGAACCGAGATGTGCCATGATCTGTTACTCCACATTGGGAAGCGGAGAGGGAGAATTGGTCGACAAGGTAGTGGAGGCTCTGAAGATTGCAAAGGAACTGAGGCCGGATTTGTCTATTGACGGTGAGTTTCAGCTAGATGCGGCGATCGTACCTTCCGTTGCAGAGAAGAAGGTGAACAGAGAGAGCAAAGTGGCAGGAAAAGCCAATGTATTGATCTGGCCGGATCTCAATGTGGGGAATACTGCTGTAAAATTGATTCAGCAGTTTGGACATGCAGATGTGTATGGCCCCATGCTCCAGGGGTTCAACAGCATTGTCTGTGACTGTTCCAGGGGGGCACCGGTTTCTGAGATTAAAGGAAACATTGTGATTTCCGCAGCCAGGGCAGCCGCAGTTAAAAAATAA
- the purF gene encoding amidophosphoribosyltransferase — MELQSDFDIKEACGVFGIFSPKEEDVASSIYYGLCSLQHRGQESCGIAVCDTKGPKGNMNAHKGMGLVSEVFKEEILENLHGNLGIGHVRYSTTGAATLSNAQPLVLNYIKGTLALAHNGNLVNTQDLRCELEKTGAIFHTTTDSEVIAYCIARERVNTHNVEEAILHTAKKIRGAYGLVIASPRKLIGVRDPLGLKPLCLGRRDTSYIIASESCALSAIGAEFIRDIRPGEIITITADGITSNCQLCQETHAHCIFEYIYFARLDSTLDGINIYDARIRAGAALAAAYPEDADLVTGVPDSGIPAAKGYSEASGIPFALAFYKNSYVGRTFIKPTQKERELSVRLKLNVLEPVVRGKRIILVDDSIVRGTTIANLIRMLKNAGAKSVHVRVSSPPFLYPCYFGTDIPSNKQLIASSHTADEICAMIGADSLGYMNTRDLQSMAGNLPLCKACFDSHYPMDITGHTADNKQ, encoded by the coding sequence ATGGAATTACAGTCAGATTTTGATATAAAAGAAGCCTGCGGTGTATTTGGTATTTTCAGCCCTAAGGAGGAGGATGTGGCATCTTCCATTTATTACGGGCTTTGCTCCTTACAGCACCGGGGACAGGAGTCCTGCGGTATAGCTGTCTGCGATACCAAAGGACCCAAAGGCAATATGAATGCACACAAAGGGATGGGGCTGGTAAGTGAAGTCTTTAAGGAAGAAATCCTGGAAAACCTTCACGGAAATCTTGGTATCGGCCACGTCCGTTATTCCACTACAGGGGCTGCCACATTGTCAAACGCGCAGCCTCTGGTACTGAATTATATAAAGGGAACACTTGCTCTGGCCCATAACGGGAATCTGGTAAACACTCAAGACCTCAGGTGTGAACTGGAAAAAACCGGAGCAATATTCCATACAACCACGGATTCGGAAGTGATTGCTTACTGCATCGCCAGGGAAAGAGTCAACACACACAATGTGGAAGAAGCGATTCTGCATACGGCAAAGAAAATACGCGGCGCCTATGGACTGGTCATCGCCAGTCCGCGCAAGCTCATAGGTGTCCGTGACCCTCTTGGTCTCAAGCCGCTCTGCCTTGGCAGGCGAGACACCTCTTATATTATCGCTTCCGAGAGCTGCGCCCTCTCTGCAATCGGCGCAGAATTCATCCGTGATATCCGCCCCGGTGAAATCATCACCATAACGGCGGATGGTATCACCTCCAACTGCCAGCTTTGTCAGGAGACTCATGCACACTGCATATTTGAGTACATCTATTTTGCACGGCTGGACAGTACCCTGGACGGCATTAACATCTACGATGCCCGTATCCGCGCAGGAGCTGCCCTTGCGGCAGCATATCCCGAGGATGCCGATCTTGTGACCGGTGTCCCTGATTCCGGGATCCCGGCGGCAAAAGGCTATTCGGAAGCATCAGGGATTCCATTTGCATTAGCCTTTTACAAAAACAGCTATGTGGGAAGAACCTTTATCAAACCGACACAAAAGGAACGTGAACTAAGCGTCCGGCTGAAATTAAATGTTTTAGAACCTGTTGTCCGCGGCAAACGTATTATTCTTGTTGACGACTCCATAGTCCGCGGAACAACCATCGCGAACCTCATCCGTATGCTGAAAAATGCCGGAGCTAAGAGTGTTCATGTCCGTGTCAGTTCTCCACCGTTTCTGTATCCTTGTTACTTTGGAACAGACATTCCATCCAATAAACAGTTGATTGCTTCTTCCCACACGGCTGATGAAATCTGTGCCATGATCGGTGCTGACTCCCTGGGTTATATGAACACCCGCGATCTGCAGTCCATGGCGGGTAATCTGCCGCTGTGCAAAGCCTGCTTTGACAGCCATTATCCAATGGATATCACAGGTCATACAGCGGACAACAAACAGTAA
- a CDS encoding ABC transporter permease: MIKYVLKRIALLIPIMLGVSAIIFTLKTFTPGDPVRQILGNSASEEQMEAKREELGLDKPVVVQYVNYITGVCRGDFGKSYRTGEPVLR; encoded by the coding sequence ATGATAAAGTATGTATTAAAAAGAATTGCTTTGCTGATCCCCATTATGCTGGGGGTGTCTGCAATCATATTCACTTTAAAAACCTTTACCCCGGGAGATCCCGTTCGTCAGATTCTGGGAAACTCAGCATCGGAAGAACAGATGGAAGCAAAGCGGGAAGAATTAGGTTTGGATAAGCCTGTGGTTGTACAGTATGTAAATTATATAACCGGTGTATGCCGGGGGGATTTCGGGAAGTCCTACCGAACAGGAGAACCGGTGCTTCGGTAA
- a CDS encoding glutamine synthetase III family protein has translation MSRDIPTLYGSLVFSDKVMRNKLPKDVYKALHKTIQNGTHLELDVANSVAVAMKEWAVENGATHFTHWFQPMTGYTAEKHDSFISPNGNGEVIMEFSGKELVKGEPDASSFPSGGLRATFEARGYTNWDPTSPAFIKDNTLYIPTAFCSFSGEALDKKTPLLRSMEALNKEAVKMLHLLGNTEVTSVSTTVGPEQEYFLVPKELYEKRRDLIFTGRTLFGAPAPKGQEMEDHYFGALKPRIAAYMHDLDEELWKLGIPAKTKHNEVAPAQHELAPVFDTTNVAVDHNQLTMEIMKKTAEKHGLVCLLHEKPFDGINGSGKHNNWSMSTNTGTNLLEPGRTPAENIQFLVFLMAVIKAVDDYADLMRVSAASAGNDHRLGGNEAPPAIVSIFIGDELESVLKSIEEDAYFGKAHPVQLETGAHVLPHFTKDTTDRNRTSPFAFTGNKFEFRMLGSAASVANPNMVLNTAVAEALAQFYGELKDTAPEEMEHAVHEMIKRAIKKHKKVIFNGNGYTEEWVKEAKARGLYNLVSTPEALPRFIADKNLDLFIKHGVFTKEEILSRYEILLETYSKTVAIESKTMQEMLTKDFLPAVNSYAACTAKNAADKKALVPGLSTASEEALVTRLTELSNAITSGTAVLKEATARAESVEDMQEQAEQFLTKVLPVMDELKLAANEAETKIPDEYLPYPTYDHLLFYV, from the coding sequence ATGTCAAGAGATATTCCTACACTATATGGAAGCCTTGTCTTCAGTGACAAGGTGATGCGGAACAAACTGCCGAAGGACGTATATAAAGCCCTTCACAAAACAATCCAAAACGGAACCCATCTGGAACTGGACGTTGCCAATTCCGTGGCAGTAGCCATGAAAGAGTGGGCTGTGGAAAACGGAGCGACACACTTTACCCACTGGTTTCAGCCCATGACCGGTTATACTGCGGAAAAACACGACAGCTTCATCTCCCCCAACGGAAACGGAGAGGTCATCATGGAATTTTCCGGCAAAGAGCTGGTAAAAGGAGAGCCTGACGCATCCAGTTTCCCCTCCGGCGGCCTTCGCGCCACCTTTGAAGCCAGAGGCTATACAAACTGGGACCCCACGTCACCGGCTTTTATTAAAGATAATACACTTTACATACCAACAGCATTCTGCTCTTTCAGCGGAGAGGCACTGGATAAAAAGACCCCGCTCCTCCGTTCCATGGAGGCACTGAACAAAGAGGCTGTAAAAATGCTTCATCTTCTGGGAAATACGGAAGTCACAAGCGTCTCAACAACCGTCGGCCCGGAACAGGAATATTTCCTGGTACCCAAAGAATTATACGAAAAACGGCGTGACCTTATCTTTACAGGAAGAACCCTGTTCGGCGCTCCTGCACCAAAAGGACAGGAGATGGAGGATCACTACTTCGGAGCTTTAAAGCCCAGGATCGCCGCCTACATGCATGACCTGGATGAAGAGCTGTGGAAGCTGGGCATTCCCGCCAAGACAAAACACAATGAAGTGGCACCTGCCCAGCATGAGCTGGCACCTGTCTTCGACACCACAAACGTTGCTGTTGACCACAACCAGCTCACCATGGAGATCATGAAAAAGACAGCGGAAAAACACGGCCTTGTGTGCCTGCTCCATGAAAAACCTTTTGACGGTATCAACGGAAGCGGCAAGCATAACAACTGGTCTATGTCCACCAACACCGGAACCAATCTGCTGGAGCCGGGCAGGACACCTGCCGAAAACATTCAGTTCCTGGTATTCCTCATGGCTGTCATAAAAGCTGTGGATGATTACGCAGACCTTATGCGGGTATCCGCTGCCAGCGCAGGCAATGACCATCGTCTGGGCGGCAATGAGGCACCTCCGGCTATTGTCTCCATCTTTATTGGTGATGAGCTGGAAAGCGTCCTTAAGTCCATTGAGGAGGATGCTTACTTTGGAAAGGCGCATCCGGTACAGCTAGAGACAGGTGCTCATGTACTGCCTCACTTTACCAAGGATACCACCGACAGAAACCGCACCTCACCTTTTGCCTTCACCGGCAATAAATTTGAATTCCGTATGCTGGGGTCCGCGGCGTCTGTCGCAAATCCCAATATGGTACTGAACACAGCGGTGGCAGAGGCGCTTGCACAATTTTACGGTGAATTAAAAGATACTGCCCCGGAAGAAATGGAACACGCAGTACATGAAATGATAAAACGGGCTATTAAAAAACATAAAAAAGTAATCTTCAACGGGAACGGATATACAGAAGAATGGGTAAAAGAGGCCAAAGCAAGAGGCCTTTACAACCTGGTTTCCACACCGGAAGCCCTTCCCCGATTTATTGCTGACAAGAATCTGGATCTGTTTATCAAACACGGCGTATTTACAAAAGAAGAGATTTTATCACGATACGAGATCCTTCTGGAAACTTACTCTAAGACAGTTGCCATAGAGTCCAAAACCATGCAGGAAATGCTCACAAAAGATTTCCTTCCGGCAGTCAACAGCTACGCTGCTTGTACCGCTAAAAATGCCGCGGATAAAAAAGCCCTGGTTCCGGGACTTTCCACTGCTTCGGAAGAAGCACTGGTAACCAGACTGACTGAGCTGTCTAATGCCATCACTTCCGGGACTGCTGTCTTAAAAGAGGCTACTGCCCGGGCAGAGTCCGTGGAAGATATGCAGGAACAGGCTGAACAGTTCCTCACAAAGGTTCTCCCTGTCATGGATGAGCTGAAGCTGGCAGCAAATGAAGCCGAGACAAAAATTCCGGATGAATATCTGCCATATCCAACCTATGACCACTTATTATTCTACGTCTAA
- a CDS encoding ABC transporter permease: MIVTLGAVAIGAVLGIILGIISAIKKYTWADSLVLIISMFFQSVPEFVVALVLILIFSVQLHLLPATGVEVASGYILPMLCIGLSSVASYTRITRSCMLEVLGEDYIRTARAKGQTESSIIKRHALRNVMIPVAQSIGSNLGVAIGGGMVIETVFSIPGVGKYIVDAITQRNYPSVLGGVLILALILTLINLLVDISFILIDPRLKTTIISGGAKKAKKA, translated from the coding sequence ATGATCGTCACCTTGGGGGCAGTGGCCATTGGCGCTGTACTGGGGATTATCCTTGGAATCATATCCGCAATCAAAAAATACACATGGGCAGATTCCCTGGTACTGATAATTTCCATGTTCTTTCAATCGGTGCCGGAGTTTGTAGTGGCATTAGTTCTGATTCTGATATTTTCAGTACAGCTTCATTTACTTCCGGCAACAGGAGTTGAGGTGGCCAGCGGCTACATTTTGCCCATGCTTTGTATTGGACTTTCTTCTGTTGCAAGTTACACACGTATCACAAGATCCTGTATGCTGGAAGTGCTGGGCGAAGACTATATCCGCACAGCAAGGGCAAAAGGCCAGACAGAGTCCAGTATTATAAAAAGACATGCGCTGCGCAATGTGATGATCCCTGTGGCACAGTCCATAGGAAGCAACCTTGGTGTGGCCATAGGCGGCGGAATGGTAATAGAGACCGTGTTCAGTATTCCGGGAGTGGGAAAGTATATTGTGGATGCAATTACCCAGAGAAATTATCCGTCCGTTTTAGGCGGGGTGTTAATTCTTGCTTTGATCCTGACGCTTATCAATCTTTTGGTGGATATCAGCTTTATTTTGATTGATCCGCGGCTAAAAACAACCATTATCTCAGGCGGGGCAAAAAAAGCAAAAAAGGCATAG
- a CDS encoding ammonium transporter, translating into MSDFSSVNTIWVLLGAALVFFMQAGFAMVETGFTRAKNAGNIIMKNLMDFCIGTPAFWLVGFGIMFGTGSGFFGSVAGIASESNYGAAMLPDGVPFWAFLIFQTVFCATSATIVSGAMAERTKFSSYCIYSLLISLVVYPISGHWIWGGGWLAEMGFHDFAGSCAVHMVGGVAALVGAKILGPRIGKYSKSGKSRAIPGHNLTVGALGVFILWFCWFGFNGASTVSMEGDAIVSAGKIFVTTNLAAAVATITVMAITWILYKKPDVSMSLNGALAGLVAITAGCDTVSPTSAAIIGILAGFVVVFGIEFIDKICKIDDPVGAVGVHGMCGALGTLCVGLFSDGTGTDAKGLFTGGGFHQLGVQFVGFIATAAWVAVTMVIIFQVIKHTVGLRVSADEEIAGLDVREHGLASSYADFVTQDSMGSIPNVMGTIKNYTPASEGASATQAPAEFSQDVPKEGSPAVHKLTKIVIITRRSKLEDFMHAMNEIGVTGITITNVLGCGVQKGSTTYYRGVEMDMNLLPKVKIEIVVSLVPVQKVIDTAKAILQTGQIGDGKVFVYDIENVVKIRTGEEGFLALQDTSAEE; encoded by the coding sequence ATGAGTGATTTTTCATCTGTAAACACGATTTGGGTGCTTTTAGGCGCTGCGCTGGTCTTTTTTATGCAGGCCGGTTTTGCTATGGTAGAGACCGGCTTTACCAGGGCCAAAAACGCCGGCAATATTATCATGAAAAACCTGATGGACTTCTGTATCGGCACACCTGCTTTCTGGCTGGTTGGATTTGGAATCATGTTTGGCACCGGCAGCGGATTTTTCGGTTCCGTAGCAGGTATTGCCTCAGAATCCAACTATGGCGCGGCAATGCTTCCCGACGGTGTTCCATTCTGGGCATTCCTGATCTTTCAGACTGTATTCTGCGCAACATCCGCAACGATCGTATCCGGTGCCATGGCTGAGAGGACCAAGTTCTCATCTTACTGCATTTACAGTCTTCTCATCAGCCTTGTTGTATATCCCATTTCCGGCCATTGGATCTGGGGCGGCGGCTGGCTGGCTGAAATGGGATTTCACGATTTTGCCGGCTCCTGTGCTGTTCATATGGTAGGCGGTGTGGCAGCCCTTGTAGGTGCCAAAATTCTTGGTCCCCGTATCGGAAAATACTCCAAGAGCGGCAAATCAAGAGCCATTCCCGGTCACAACCTGACAGTGGGTGCTCTTGGTGTGTTCATTCTCTGGTTCTGCTGGTTTGGATTTAACGGTGCTTCCACTGTATCTATGGAAGGCGATGCCATTGTATCTGCCGGCAAAATATTCGTCACCACCAACCTGGCCGCAGCAGTAGCCACCATTACGGTTATGGCTATTACCTGGATACTGTATAAAAAACCTGATGTATCCATGTCCCTGAACGGTGCTCTGGCAGGACTTGTGGCCATTACGGCAGGATGTGACACTGTATCCCCCACATCAGCCGCCATCATAGGTATCCTGGCTGGATTTGTTGTTGTATTCGGTATTGAATTTATTGATAAGATCTGTAAAATTGATGACCCTGTTGGTGCCGTAGGCGTACATGGCATGTGCGGTGCACTTGGTACCCTCTGTGTCGGCCTTTTTTCAGACGGCACAGGCACAGATGCAAAAGGCCTTTTCACTGGCGGCGGTTTTCATCAGTTGGGCGTACAGTTTGTTGGATTTATCGCAACTGCGGCCTGGGTAGCAGTAACTATGGTCATCATATTCCAGGTGATCAAACACACAGTCGGGCTTCGCGTATCTGCCGATGAAGAAATCGCCGGCCTGGACGTAAGAGAACACGGCCTGGCAAGCAGCTATGCCGACTTTGTGACACAGGATTCTATGGGTTCTATTCCAAACGTCATGGGCACAATAAAGAACTATACGCCGGCATCAGAGGGCGCATCTGCCACTCAGGCACCTGCCGAATTTTCCCAAGATGTACCAAAGGAAGGCAGCCCCGCAGTTCACAAGCTCACTAAAATAGTTATCATCACAAGACGCAGCAAGCTGGAAGATTTTATGCACGCAATGAACGAAATCGGAGTGACAGGTATTACCATCACAAATGTACTTGGCTGCGGAGTCCAGAAAGGTTCCACTACCTATTACCGAGGCGTTGAGATGGATATGAACCTTCTTCCAAAGGTCAAAATAGAAATCGTGGTCAGCCTTGTACCTGTCCAGAAGGTTATTGATACTGCAAAAGCCATACTCCAAACCGGACAGATCGGAGACGGGAAAGTATTTGTATATGATATAGAAAATGTAGTAAAGATCCGTACAGGGGAAGAGGGGTTCCTTGCACTGCAGGACACTTCTGCTGAGGAATAA
- a CDS encoding ABC transporter substrate-binding protein — MKGKKFMAMFLAAAMACTVMGCSSGGGTDSSDSAPAAKTDTDTDKAETEKTEGNGQFIEANVDAPNTEVTDETIRIVLASEPSTLWGAPAGKIENESVYIADAIMDRLVAVDENGEVIPALATEWEWVDDTHCRFKLRDDVVYTNGQTMTADDVVYTVGIWREYSANTDTGQFILGAVAEDESTVVIEFTQKAPDLLAMLAWGNFGIVSQAEVEAAGGLEAVQSNPVIGCGKYRFVEWKSGESIILERNENYWDKDFKGYYKRIECTFTNDAAARKLAVDSGDAQVAVDMPVIQAVTYTEDEKIDVVIYDFGQVTHLWFNMTEGKATADKNIREAIMKSIDYEALAMVGTGGTAEQALGFASPSSYYFNETYTKEERKPDVEGAKALLAEAGYANGIDLTILGTADLIPMYTVIQENCRAAGINLTLNTPDTASFISDAFSGNYDMITIGWIMDNRNPSIITSLDKGTIEAGFAIGGPKVTTDEIDTLRKDIIAVEDPQIAKEKLAELENIMKSDCIQANLYPEMKAAIVTKGLKGYNTLERGFTCITDFYK; from the coding sequence ATGAAAGGTAAGAAGTTTATGGCAATGTTTCTGGCGGCAGCTATGGCATGTACGGTTATGGGATGTTCGTCCGGGGGAGGAACTGATTCGTCAGATTCGGCTCCGGCAGCGAAAACAGATACAGATACTGACAAGGCAGAGACGGAAAAGACAGAAGGAAACGGTCAGTTTATTGAGGCAAATGTGGATGCCCCCAATACAGAGGTGACAGATGAGACGATCAGGATCGTGCTTGCATCCGAACCGTCCACACTTTGGGGTGCGCCTGCCGGGAAAATTGAAAATGAATCTGTCTATATTGCAGATGCGATCATGGATCGTTTAGTTGCAGTTGATGAAAATGGTGAAGTGATTCCTGCTTTGGCAACAGAATGGGAATGGGTGGATGATACCCACTGCAGATTCAAGTTAAGAGACGATGTTGTATATACAAACGGTCAGACCATGACAGCGGATGACGTGGTATATACAGTGGGAATCTGGAGAGAGTACAGTGCCAATACAGATACCGGACAGTTTATACTGGGAGCTGTGGCGGAAGACGAGTCTACGGTTGTCATTGAGTTTACACAGAAAGCTCCTGACTTACTGGCCATGCTTGCCTGGGGCAACTTCGGTATTGTAAGCCAGGCGGAAGTAGAAGCGGCCGGCGGTTTGGAGGCGGTACAGAGCAATCCGGTGATCGGATGCGGCAAATACCGTTTTGTTGAATGGAAGAGCGGAGAATCCATTATCTTAGAGCGCAACGAAAATTACTGGGATAAAGACTTTAAAGGATATTACAAAAGGATTGAATGTACCTTCACCAATGATGCGGCAGCAAGAAAACTGGCTGTAGACTCCGGGGACGCACAGGTGGCAGTGGACATGCCGGTTATCCAGGCGGTGACTTATACAGAGGATGAAAAAATAGATGTTGTCATCTATGATTTCGGACAGGTTACTCATCTGTGGTTCAACATGACAGAGGGAAAAGCAACGGCAGACAAAAACATCAGGGAAGCCATCATGAAATCCATTGACTATGAGGCCCTTGCAATGGTGGGAACAGGGGGAACAGCAGAACAGGCCCTTGGATTTGCATCTCCTTCAAGTTATTACTTTAATGAGACTTACACTAAGGAAGAAAGAAAACCGGATGTGGAGGGCGCGAAAGCTTTACTGGCGGAAGCAGGCTATGCAAATGGGATTGATTTAACTATTCTTGGAACTGCAGACCTTATCCCGATGTACACGGTCATCCAGGAGAACTGCCGCGCAGCAGGCATCAATCTCACATTAAACACTCCTGATACAGCGTCCTTCATTAGTGATGCATTTTCCGGAAACTATGACATGATCACGATCGGCTGGATTATGGATAACAGAAATCCTTCTATCATTACTTCTCTGGATAAAGGAACCATTGAAGCCGGATTTGCCATAGGCGGACCGAAGGTGACTACTGATGAGATAGATACTCTGCGCAAGGATATTATCGCAGTAGAAGATCCGCAGATTGCAAAAGAAAAACTGGCGGAACTTGAAAACATTATGAAGAGTGACTGCATTCAGGCAAACCTTTATCCGGAAATGAAAGCAGCCATTGTAACAAAAGGTCTGAAAGGTTATAACACATTAGAAAGAGGATTCACCTGTATTACGGATTTCTATAAATAA